In Megalops cyprinoides isolate fMegCyp1 chromosome 25, fMegCyp1.pri, whole genome shotgun sequence, a single window of DNA contains:
- the LOC118771900 gene encoding rab GDP dissociation inhibitor beta-like, translating to MNEEYDVIVLGTGLTECILSGIMSVKGKKVLHMDRNSYYGAESASITPLEDLYKRFSLPGSPPESMGRGRDWNVDLIPKFLMANGQLVRMLLITQVTRYLDFKVIEGSFVYKKGSIYKVPSTEAEALASNLMGLFEKRRFRKFLVFIANFDENDPTTMEGVDPKVTTMRDVYKKFDLGQDVIDFTGHALALYRTDEYLDQPCLDTINRIKLYSESLARYGKSPYLYPLYGLGELPQGFARLSAIYGGTYMLNKPVEEIVMENGKVVGVKSEGEIARCKQLICDPSYVTDRVTKTGQVIRVICIMNHPIKNTSDANSCQIIIPQNQVNRKHDIYVCMISYAHNVAAQGKYIAIASTTVETGDPEKEIKPALDLLEPVEQKFVSISDQYGPVDLGAESQIFISRSYDATTHFETTCDDIKDIYKRMTGADFDFAEMERKKNDIFGDAGDQ from the exons GAATGCATCCTGTCCGGAATCATGTCTGTGAAGGGGAAGAAGGTGCTGCACATGGACCGGAACTCCTACTACGGGGCGGAGAGCGCCTCCATCACTCCGCTGGAGGAT CTGTACAAACGGTTCAGCCTGCCCGGCAGCCCCCCGGAGTCCATGGGAAGGGGAAGAGACTGGAATGTGGACCTAATCCCCAAATTCCTGATGGCCAATG GCCAGCTGGTCCGGATGCTGCTGATCACACAGGTGACGCGTTACCTGGACTTCAAGGTCATCGAGGGCAGCTTTGTCTACAAGAAGGGCAGCATCTACAAAGTGCCGTCCACAGAAGCAGAGGCCCTGGCGTCCA ACCTGATGGGGCTCTTCGAGAAGCGACGCTTCAGAAAGTTCTTGGTGTTCATCGCCAACTTTGACGAGAACGACCCCACGACCATGGAGGGTGTCGACCCAAAAGTGACCACGATGCGAGATGTTTACAAGAAGTTCGACCTCGGCCAGGACGTCATCGACTTCACTGGCCACGCCCTCGCTCTCTACAGGACAGACGA ATACCTGGATCAGCCATGCCTAGACACCATAAACAGAATCAAGCTGTACAGCGAATCTCTGGCCCGATATGGAAAGAGCCCTTACCTCTACCCTCTCTATGGCCTGGGGGAGCTGCCACAAGGCTTTGCCAG atTGAGTGCCATATATGGAGGGACTTACATGCTGAATAAGCCCGTCGAGGAGATTGTCATGGAGAACGGGAAGGTTGTGGGAGTGAAGTCTGAGGGTGAG ATTGCACGCTGTAAGCAGTTGATCTGTGACCCTAGCTACGTGACGGACCGTGTCACCAAGACGGGTCAGGTGATCAGGGTCATCTGCATCATGAACCACCCAATCAAGAACACCAGCGATGCCAACTCCTGCCAGATCATCATCCCCCAGAACCAGGTCAACAGGAAGCACG ACATCTATGTGTGCATGATCTCCTACGCGCACAACGTGGCAGCCCAGGGCAAGTACATAGCCATCGCCAGCACCACGGTGGAGACCGGTGACCCGGAGAAGGAGATTAAACCCGCCCTGGACCTGCTGGAGCCTGTGGAACAGAA GTTTGTGAGCATCAGTGATCAGTATGGGCCCGTCGACCTGGGTGCTGAAAGCCAG ATCTTCATCTCCCGCTCATACGACGCGACCACTCATTTCGAGACCACCTGCGACGACATCAAAGACATCTACAAGAGGATGACGGGCGCAGACTTTGACTTTGCGGAAATGGAGCGCAAGAAGAACGACATCTTCGGCGATGCCGGTGACCAGTAA